The Toxoplasma gondii ME49 chromosome XII, whole genome shotgun sequence genome includes a region encoding these proteins:
- a CDS encoding hypothetical protein (encoded by transcript TGME49_277055), translating to MELTHTELRRCKPGCESAKRSGSSPGQTRHRDTETTATLGEISRVCTLKRQRMERNGGGRTDEKVLFSEASNAEGKRVYTGQRVTIWARGRPSRELSVYADQGADGRGSSGKKSKATSLLESPVFVYYKRSLQI from the exons ATGGAGTTGACACACACTGAGCTTCGAAGGTGTAAGCCTGGATGTGAGTCTGCGAAGCGCAGCGGGTCATCCCCGGGCCAGACGCGCCACAGAGATACGGAGACAACGGCGACACTCGGGGAAATCAGCAGAGTTTGCACACTAAAAAGACAAAGGATGGAAAGAAATGGAGGTGGAAGAACGGATGAGAAAGTGCTGTTTTCAGAGGCTTCTAACGCTGAAGGGAAACGCGTGTACACTGGACAGCGTGTCACAATTTGGGCGCGTGGTCGACCGAGCAGAGAGCTGAG TGTATATGCAGATCAGGGTGCGGATGGAAGAGGCAGCAGTGGAAAAAAGAGCAAGGCTACGTCTCTCCTCGAGAGTCCTGTATTCGTGTACTACAAGCGCAGCCTGCAAATCTAA